One Gossypium raimondii isolate GPD5lz chromosome 3, ASM2569854v1, whole genome shotgun sequence genomic window carries:
- the LOC105797193 gene encoding uncharacterized protein LOC105797193 isoform X1, with amino-acid sequence MFAAEKGEKNKKKVKTKDKSPLLEFPNAAADVQPYAFTKSSDCDGDGGGTAASTKDSLSPRLQEFVECTAWGKRVVPQHALIGSARGCWRPCWSGARKTARVFHFWG; translated from the exons aTGTTTGCAGCAgagaaaggggaaaaaaataaaaaaaaggtgaaaacaaaagataaaagcCCTCTGCTAGAGTTTCCAAATGCCGCCGCCGACGTTCAGCCCTATGCCTTCACCAAAagctccgattgcgacggagatGGCGGAGGCACGGCGGCTTCGACGAAAG ACTCTTTGAGTCCACGATTGCAGGAGTTCGTGGAGTGCACGGCGTGGGGAAAAAGGGTGGTTCCGCAACATGCGCTGATCGGATCTGCTAGAGGCTGCTGGAGACCTTGCTGGAGCGGCGCAAGGAAAACTGCTAGGGTTTTCCATTTTTGGGGCTGA
- the LOC105797193 gene encoding uncharacterized protein LOC105797193 isoform X2 encodes MFAAEKGEKNKKKVKTKDKSPLLEFPNAAADVQPYAFTKSSDCDGDGGGTAASTKGVRGVHGVGKKGGSATCADRIC; translated from the exons aTGTTTGCAGCAgagaaaggggaaaaaaataaaaaaaaggtgaaaacaaaagataaaagcCCTCTGCTAGAGTTTCCAAATGCCGCCGCCGACGTTCAGCCCTATGCCTTCACCAAAagctccgattgcgacggagatGGCGGAGGCACGGCGGCTTCGACGAAAG GAGTTCGTGGAGTGCACGGCGTGGGGAAAAAGGGTGGTTCCGCAACATGCGCTGATCGGATCTGCTAG
- the LOC105797194 gene encoding mitogen-activated protein kinase kinase kinase 1: MHHLPRFFSNRVAMDSKRSRRKPRLERRNAAKDIDYDAGSFCSSLDDSSSSSSSPLVTRSLDLYQTSFRLEGTDGELDRICRRLGLNGPEDFSIPTASWEARKIRSSSDLLPRSRLNRLDSPKEETALVKGGGAAEVTVDELAERVLATELTRNDSSELKRECCFSDKIAVDNTTTTELKSSTSCVSNVVVGGGNSGIKGDRPPFLKPPPGIKLKAIDNGCSTWDLFRDFGPDDDRGCAIPVNSHSSSDDEEYKREDGGFNEGNTKEENLMRIGDNAVLSESCSFTTSNDDDSSSTTTEPMSNISPNGRFKRTITYWEKGELLGSGSFGSVYEGISDDGFFFAVKEVSLLDQGSQGKQSVIQLEHEIALLSQFEHENIVQYYGTDKDQSKLYIFLELVTKGSLLQLYQRYHLRDSQVSAYTRQILHGLKYLHDRNVVHRDVKCANILVDASGSVKLADFGLAKATKLNDVKSCKGTAFWMAPEVVNQKGQGYGLPADIWSLGCTVLEMLTREIPYHQLECMQALFRIGKGEPPPIPDSLSKDAQDFIMQCLQTNPEARPTAAKLLQHPFVKRPPPSHSGSASPHLGRRF; this comes from the exons ATGCATCACTTACCTCGATTCTTTAGCAATAGAGTCGCCATGGACTCGAAAAGGAGCAGAAGAAAACCTAGACTCGAGCGACGCAATGCAGCGAAGGACATCGATTACGATGCGGGCTCGTTTTGTTCGTCTCTCGatgattcttcttcttcttcttcttctcctctaGTCACACGATCGCTCGATTTGTATCAAACAAGCTTTCGTCTCGAAGGAACCGACGGAGAGCTCGATCGAATTTGTCGGAGATTGGGCCTTAATGGTCCTGAAGATTTTTCAATCCCGACCGCCTCCTGGGAGGCCCGTAAGATCAGATCGTCATCGGATCTTCTGCCTCGGTCCAGATTAAACCGGTTGGATAGTCCTAAAGAAGAGACAGCTCTAGTAAAAGGCGGCGGGGCCGCTGAAGTAACAGTAGATGAATTGGCTGAGCGGGTTTTGGCTACTGAGTTGACTCGGAACGACTCGTCCGAGTTGAAAAGGGAATGCTGCTTTTCTGATAAAATTGCGGTGGATAATACTACGACAACCGAATTGAAGTCAAGCACGTCTTGCGTTTCGAATGTTGTTGTTGGAGGAGGGAATAGTGGAATTAAAGGGGATAGGCCACCGTTTTTAAAGCCACCTCCGGGAATAAAGCTAAAAGCGATCGATAACGGCTGCTCCACCTGGGATCTGTTTAGGGATTTCGGCCCCGATGACGATAGAGGGTGTGCAATTCCGGTTAACTCACATTCGTCTTCCGATGACGAAGAATATAAAAGAGAGGACGGTGGGTTTAATGAGGGAAATACTAAGGAGGAAAATTTAATGAGAATAGGAGACAATGCGGTGCTTTCAGAGTCTTGTTCTTTCACAACTTCGAATGATGATGATTCTTCGAGTACTACAACGGAGCCTATGTCAAATATTTCCCCTAACGGTAGGTTCAAAAGGACAATTACTTATTGGGAGAAAGGTGAGCTTCTGGGAAGTGGATCATTTGGATCGGTTTACGAAGGGATTTCTGA CGATGGATTCTTTTTTGCGGTGAAGGAAGTTTCGTTGCTTGATCAAGGAAGTCAGGGAAAGCAAAGTGTTATCCAACTTGAACAT gAGATTGCGCTTTTAAGTCAGTTTGAACATGAAAATATAGTTCAGTATTATGGCACGGATAAG gatcaatcaaaattatacatctTTCTTGAGCTTGTAACCAAAGGCTCCCTTTTGCAACTATATCAGAGATATCATCTTAGGGATTCTCAAGTCTCTGCATATACAAGACAGATTCTGCATGGATTGAAGTATCTTCATGACCGAAATGTGGTTCACAG GGATGTTAAGTGCGCAAACATATTGGTAGATGCAAGCGGATCTGTGAAACTTGCAGATTTTGGGTTGGCAAAG GCAACCAAGTTGAATGATGTTAAATCATGCAAAGGGACAGCATTCTGGATGGCCCCTGAG GTCGTCAACCAGAAAGGTCAAGGGTATGGACTTCCTGCTGATATATGGAGCCTTGGTTGTACTGTGTTGGAGATGTTAACCCGTGAAATTCCATACCATCAGTTGGAATGT ATGCAAGCATTGTTCAGAATTGGTAAAGGTGAGCCACCGCCAATTCCTGATTCTTTGTCAAAAGATGCACAAGATTTTATCATGCAATGCTTACAAACCAATCCTGAAGCTCGGCCAACTGCTGCAAAGCTCTTGCAGCATCCATTTGTGAAGAGGCCTCCTCCATCGCACTCAGGCTCTGCATCCCCTCATCTTGGCCGGCGGTTTTGA